Proteins encoded in a region of the Mauremys reevesii isolate NIE-2019 unplaced genomic scaffold, ASM1616193v1 Contig11, whole genome shotgun sequence genome:
- the LOC120392694 gene encoding uncharacterized protein LOC120392694 — translation MAKSDATIEMPALGRPFQLGMLYDCRSDSLIPGVTLWRPEQLRMDVNTKPQPRTEFEIIASDTIEEKANALNVTASLKASFLGGLVEVSGSAKYLNDTRKSKQQARVTLQYSATTKFEHLTMSHLGPENVSYHAVFDQGTATHVVTAVLYGAQAFFVFDREVSSSENVRDIEGKLQIVMKKIPLFSIEGEGAVKMDEKEKLNAEKFSCKFHGDFALERNPTNFQDAMKIYSTLPKLLGDSGEKAVPMRIWLYPLTKLDSRAAQLVREISLKLISDAQTTMEELAELNMRCNDMVKNPIATSFPEIKLKIQQFRDLCKQHRQTFQKQLASLLPSIRGGEKKEGALVDILSCKNQSPFNTQRLSEFLDTKKKEMNYVNSYRRILSNVEVVSSQNELDEIVLSPELNFIVSFTFTSLHEEEPYLSDLKQWLQTQFIRETQDPASASSVAEKPKSKVWFEEKEINTKSRKSAKSLSHFVSVNKSKGTTRFIVASVPDKDNPGTSIYLYEDGELVSTNFEPPSKPLPPLIGGIRHDRVQLTFNPAAYGRAEISGYRAEYRMVGQENWTSVIVNNTQETFTVTGLRANTEYQFRYAAVSKPGLSKSSNVSDPVQTLPSTCPPGKPIATTVDSSSITLSWKSPSVTGHGVSIREYQVEYKEEDEGERHEGKEKWLERRTSKRTKFCTIDGLRPRTPYRFRVSAVCADGTVSHPGEEVSISTSGEELKTLAQDFFKKSTRIAKGQPSVYALPIKKAASGSNTTHPKYRLGKENLQIPNKVIMVLGATGSGKTTLINGMINYVLGVQWKDEFRFKLIHETTNRSQAESQTSEVTAYDVHYTEGFQVPYSLTIIDTPGFGDTRGIEQDKEITRQIREFFSTRGAIDHIDAVCVVVQASLARLTHAQKYVFDSVLSIFGKDIKDNIQILITFADGQTPPVLQAIKTAEVPCAKDAKGNPVHFKFNNSTLFACNAGADEGSFNFDEMFWKMGAMSMKTFFESLVKLETRSLTLTQEVLRERKELETAVEGLQPQIKAGLVKLEELRKTQEALEQHRGDMEANKDFEYEVEKTVPVQETISGGDNYITNCQQCHYTCHYPCGIPNDDAKRWCTAIDGNTGYCMVCPGKCFWNVHFNQKYRWEYKVVKEKRTYAQLKEKYEKESAEVLSTQSVVEKLSQEYAAVEEILMEFIDKSSRSLQRLQAIALKPNPLSTPEYIDLLIMSEQQELKPGYQERIKSLKEVREVAEIVRKIANKEALLPVEKDMYKKLEEKKSAFKKLMKEGVDMVKSLFK, via the exons ATGGCAAAATCAGATGCCACCATTGAGATGCCGGCTCTGGGCCGCCCGTTCCAGCTGGGGATGCTGTACGACTGCCGCAGCGACTCCCTCATCCCAG GGGTCACGCTGTGGCGCCCGGAACAGCTTCGCATGGATGTAAACACAAAACCACAACCCAGGACTGAATTTGAGATCATCGCATCCGACACCATTGAAGAGAAGGCCAATGCCCTCAATGTCACAGCCTCGCTGAAGGCCAGTTTCCTGGGGGGGCTGGTTGAAGTAAGTGGATCTGCCAAATACTTAAATGACACCAGAAAATCCAAACAACAGGCCAGAGTTACTCTCCAGTACTCTGCCACAACAAAGTTTGAGCACCTAACTATGAGCCATTTAGGACCAGAGAATGTCTCTTATCATGCTGTATTTGATCAAGGCACAGCCACTCATGTGGTCACGGCTGTGCTGTACGGGGCTCAGGCTTTCTTCGTGTTTGATCGGGAAGTTTCTTCTTCTGAGAACGTACGTGACATAGAGGGAAAGCTCCAGATTGTGATGAAAAAGATACCCTTGTTTTCCATAGAAGGGGAAGGAGCTGTCAAAATGGatgaaaaggaaaaattaaatgctgAAAAATTTAGCTGCAAGTTCCATGGTGATTTTGCTCTTGAAAGAAATCCAACTAATTTCCAAGATGCCATGAAAATTTATTCCACTCTCCCAAAGCTGCTGGGTGACAGCGGGGAGAAGGCCGTACCAATGAGAATCTGGCTGTACCCGCTGACCAAGCTGGATTCCAGAGCTGCTCAGCTGGTGCGTGAGATCAGCTTAAAACTGATTTCTGATGCTCAGACTACAATGGAGGAACTGGCAGAACTAAACATGCGATGCAATGACATGGTGAAGAATCCGATCGCCACAAGCTTTCCCGAAATCAAGCTGAAAATCCAGCAATTCAGAGATCTGTGTAAGCAACACAGACAGACTTTCCAGAAACAGCTAGCAAGCCTTTTGCCATCTATCCGTGGAGGTGAAAAAAAGGAAGGGGCCCTGGTGGATATTTTGTCATGTAAAAACCAGTCACCGTTCAATACCCAGCGACTCAGTGAATTTCTGGATACAaagaagaaagagatgaattaTGTGAATTCCTACCGTAGGATCCTAAGCAATGTAGAGGTGGTGTCCTCTCAGAATGAACTAGATGAAATAGTACTCAGCCCTGAGCTTAACTTCATCGTCTCCTTTACATTCACCTCACTGCATGAAGAGGAGCCATATTTATCAGATTTAAAACAATGGCTTCAGACCCAGTTTATAAGGGAAACTCAAGATCCTGCATCAGCCAGTTCTGTTGCTGAAAAACCAAAATCCAAAGTGTGGTTTGAGGAAAAAGAAATTAATACAAAATCTCGAAAATCTGCAAAGTCCCTTTCACATTTTGTCAGTGTCAACAAATCTAAAGGGACGACTCGGTTCATTGTGGCCTCTGTCCCAGACAAGGACAATCCAGGCACTTCCATTTACCTGTATGAGGATGGAGAGCTGGTCAGCACCAACTTTGAGCCTCCCTCAAAGCCTCTTCCTCCCCTGATTGGCGGAATCAGACATGACCGTGTGCAGCTCACGTTTAACCCAGCAGCCTATGGCAGGGCTGAGATATCCGGCTATCGGGCAGAGTACAGAATGGTAGGGCAGGAGAACTGGACGTCTGTGATTGTAAATAACACACAAGAGACATTCACAGTGACAGGGCTCCGTGCAAACACCGAGTACCAGTTCCGATACGCTGCAGTGAGCAAACCAGGGCTCAGCAAGAGCAGCAACGTGAGTGATCCTGTGCAGACTCTTCCCTCTACCTGCCCTCCTGGGAAGCCCATAGCAACTACTGTAGATTCATCTTCCATCACCCTCAGCTGGAAGAGTCCAAGTGTCACTGGACATGGAGTCAGTATAAGGGAGTATCAGGTGGAATATAAAGAGGAAGATGAAGGTGAAAGACATGAGGGGAAAGAGAAATGGCTGGAACGAAGGACAAGCAAGAGAACCAAGTTCTGTACCATTGATGGACTGAGGCCTCGGACGCCCTACAGATTCCGGGTGTCGGCTGTGTGTGCAGACGGGACTGTGAGTCACCCAGGTGAGGAGGTATCAATTTCAACATCAGGAGAAGAATTAAAGACACTAGCACAAGATTTCTTCAAGAAGAGCACTCGGATAGCAAAAGGGCAGCCCTCAGTTTATGCACTTCCAATAAAGAAGGCAGCGTCCGGTTCTAACACAACACATCCAAAGTACAGACTGGGGAAAGAGAACCTGCAGATCCCTAACAAAGTGATTATGGTGCTGGGAGCAACTGGGTCTGGGAAAACTACACTCATCAATGGGATGATCAACTATGTCCTGGGTGTGCAATGGAAAGATGAATTCAGATTCAAATTAATCCATGAGACCACAAACAGAAGCCAAGCTGAGAGCCAGACATCTGAAGTGACAGCCTATGACGTTCATTACACAGAGGGCTTCCAAGTCCCCTACTCCCTGACTATAATAGACACCCCAGGATTTGGCGACACCAGAGGGATAGAGCAAGACAAAGAGATAACAAGGCAGATTCGAGAGTTTTTCTCCACTCGAGGGGCCATTGATCACATAGATGCCGTCTGCGTCGTAGTTCAGGCCTCACTCGCTCGATTGACACATGCCCAGAAGTACGTGTTTGACTCAGTGCTCTCTATCTTTGGGAAGGATATAAAAGACAATATACAAATCCTGATCACCTTCGCAGATGGACAGACGCCCCCTGTTCTACAGGCCATTAAAACAGCTGAAGTCCCTTGTGCTAAAGATGCTAAGGGCAACCCTGTTCATTTCAAATTCAATAACTCCACACTCTTTGCCTGTAATGCTGGAGCTGACGAGGGCAGTTTTAATTTTGATGAAATGTTCTGGAAAATGGGAGCCATGAGCATGAAGACATTTTTTGAATCCTTAGTTAAATTAGAAACCAGAAGTTTAACTTTAACGCAGGAAGTTCTCAGAGAGCGGAAGGAGCTGGAGACGGCTGTGGAAGGGCTGCAGCCACAAATCAAAGCTGGTCTGGTGAAGCTAGAAGAACTGAGAAAGACACAGGAAGCTCTGGAACAGCACAGGGGTGATATGGAGGCCAATAAAGACTTTGAGTATGAGGTAGAGAAAACAGTGCCAGTGCAGGAGACCATCTCTGGTGGAGATAACTACATAACAAACTGCCAGCAGTGTCACTATACGTGTCACTATCCCTGTGGAATCCCTAATGATGATGCTAAGCGCTGGTGTACAGCTATAGATGGGAATACAGGATATTGCATGGTTTGCCCTGGTAAATGTTTCTGGAACGTTCATTTCAATCAAAAGTACAGGTGGGAATATAAAGTAGTAAAAGAGAAACGGACCTATGCACAACTGAAAGAAAAGTATGAGAAGGAATCTGCTGAGGTGTTATCAACACAGAGTGTGGTTGAGAAGCTGTCTCAGGAATACGCTGCAGTGGAGGAGATATTAATGGAGTTTATTGATAAATCATCTCGCAGCCTCCAGCGTCTGCAAGCAATTGCTTTGAAACCCAACCCACTGTCCACGCCAGAATACATTGACCTGCTGATCATGTCGGAACAACAGGAACTAAAGCCTGGGTACCAAGAAAGGATAAAATCTCTGAAGGAAGTGAGGGAAGTAGCTGAGATAGTAAGAAAGATTGCCAATAAGGAGGCTCTGCTGCCAGTAGAGAAGGATATGTACAAGAAGCTTGAAGAAAAAAAGTCTGCATTCAAAAAACTTATGAAAGAAGGAGTGGATATGGTTAAAagcctttttaaataa